One segment of Trichlorobacter ammonificans DNA contains the following:
- a CDS encoding methyl-accepting chemotaxis protein: protein MAKNLGFGSKLIRLLLATGAVLSVASLLGVGFTGEGLRMLAGINALLFLSVLVMFARRKLASRVRRLAAVMDQAAEGELAVRGEDLAQDEVGMLNSNFNDMLERLEGIVRSIRGAAAELGSIGEIIGNVAAQEVLSAENQFHATAGLKEVVLQIRESVGEVSTAVEGLSRMATHNATFVTEMATSTTEIDTLVEQLLRSVELVSDSINRMSAGQLQVSESVNRLLETSNGTVILVAEMEQSVRQIEQSAQTTAHISADVLHDAEQGNASVESTISGIDQIRTASRTVQQAIEKLSVHAASIGTILQVIDEVTEQTKLLALNASIIAAQAGEHGKGFGVVAHEIKELARRTTASTRQIAEIVNGVTEETERAVVAINLSEQAVTEGETLSRRSGEALQKIVNGVKIATELVNEIANATEQHAHQGEKMRLATDEVRSMVEQIVRATGDQTRNAQVIGQASDSMRQLATRVHGHARAHSDAGTAVAASGEAIVRMIEEIRHACQIQSEGSDRIVSSAEQVEASATSNLETTKIMDEMATRLSSQIGNLEQALAGFKGASAS, encoded by the coding sequence ATGGCAAAAAACTTAGGGTTCGGATCAAAACTGATCAGACTGCTGCTGGCTACCGGTGCCGTGCTGTCCGTTGCAAGCCTGCTGGGAGTCGGCTTCACCGGCGAGGGCCTGCGGATGCTCGCCGGCATCAACGCCCTGCTCTTCCTGTCGGTACTGGTGATGTTCGCCCGCCGGAAGCTGGCCAGCCGGGTCCGCCGGCTGGCAGCGGTCATGGACCAGGCGGCCGAAGGGGAGCTGGCGGTGCGGGGCGAGGATCTGGCCCAGGATGAAGTGGGGATGTTGAACAGCAACTTCAACGATATGCTGGAGCGGCTGGAGGGTATCGTGCGCAGCATCCGCGGCGCGGCGGCCGAACTTGGTTCCATCGGCGAGATCATCGGCAACGTGGCGGCCCAGGAGGTCTTGAGTGCCGAAAATCAGTTCCATGCCACCGCCGGCCTGAAGGAGGTGGTGCTGCAGATCCGGGAGTCGGTGGGTGAGGTCAGCACGGCGGTGGAAGGGCTGTCCCGCATGGCCACCCACAACGCCACCTTTGTCACCGAAATGGCGACCAGCACCACCGAAATCGACACCCTGGTGGAGCAACTGCTCCGCTCGGTGGAACTGGTCAGCGATTCCATCAACCGGATGTCCGCAGGACAACTGCAGGTAAGCGAGAGTGTGAACCGGCTGCTGGAGACCTCCAACGGCACGGTGATCCTGGTGGCCGAAATGGAACAGTCCGTGCGCCAGATCGAGCAGAGTGCCCAGACCACGGCCCACATTTCAGCCGACGTGCTGCACGATGCCGAGCAGGGCAACGCCTCGGTGGAAAGCACCATCAGCGGCATCGACCAGATCCGCACCGCTTCCCGGACCGTGCAGCAGGCCATTGAGAAGCTGTCGGTCCACGCCGCCAGCATCGGCACCATCCTGCAGGTGATCGACGAGGTGACCGAGCAGACCAAGCTTTTGGCCCTGAACGCTTCCATCATCGCAGCCCAAGCCGGCGAGCACGGCAAAGGGTTCGGCGTGGTGGCCCACGAAATCAAGGAACTGGCCCGCCGCACCACCGCCTCCACCCGCCAGATCGCCGAGATCGTCAACGGCGTCACCGAGGAAACCGAACGGGCGGTGGTGGCCATCAACCTTTCCGAGCAGGCGGTGACGGAGGGGGAAACCCTCTCCCGCCGTTCCGGCGAAGCACTGCAGAAGATCGTCAACGGCGTCAAGATCGCCACCGAACTGGTGAACGAAATCGCCAACGCCACCGAGCAGCATGCCCACCAGGGAGAAAAGATGCGGCTGGCCACCGACGAGGTGCGCTCCATGGTGGAACAGATCGTGCGGGCCACGGGCGACCAGACCCGCAACGCCCAGGTGATCGGTCAGGCATCGGACAGCATGCGCCAGCTGGCCACCAGGGTACATGGCCACGCCCGGGCCCACAGCGATGCCGGCACCGCCGTGGCCGCCTCGGGTGAGGCCATTGTCAGAATGATCGAGGAGATCCGGCACGCCTGCCAGATCCAGTCCGAAGGCAGCGACCGGATCGTCAGCTCCGCGGAACAGGTGGAGGCCAGCGCCACCAGCAACCTGGAAACCACCAAGATCATGGATGAAATGGCCACCCGGCTGTCGAGCCAGATCGGCAATCTCGAACAGGCGCTGGCCGGCTTCAAGGGGGCATCGGCCTCCTGA
- a CDS encoding RluA family pseudouridine synthase has product MISAVITADDHCRSLESWLQRLLPTATPGYLRKLVKSGACRVNGGDAAPTLLLTVGDRISLKESASVTGYLKGAPAPIDLLWQDDRLLAVNKPAGLAMHPAAEVDENLADLASAWLEKRANCPMRAYPVNRLDRGTSGVVLLATSSGNAGMLGRQVKEEGLEKRYLALAEGAMTGAGEIDLALDGKESVSRYTVLASGGCSLLLVEPVTGRTHQIRRHLSAVGHPVAGDKRYGAAPLENLPGIALHSFRTALYHPGPETLLTICAPLPAPLRELIMATCGLDEPRLLELLMQCAEG; this is encoded by the coding sequence ATGATCTCTGCCGTCATCACTGCCGACGATCATTGCCGCTCCCTGGAAAGCTGGCTGCAGCGCCTGCTGCCGACCGCCACCCCCGGCTACCTGCGCAAGCTGGTCAAGTCCGGGGCCTGCCGGGTGAACGGCGGCGATGCCGCTCCCACGCTCCTGCTTACAGTCGGGGACCGGATCAGTCTGAAGGAGAGCGCCTCCGTGACCGGCTACCTGAAGGGAGCCCCGGCGCCCATCGACCTGCTCTGGCAGGATGACCGGCTGCTGGCGGTGAACAAGCCGGCCGGTCTGGCCATGCACCCGGCCGCCGAGGTGGATGAGAACCTGGCGGACCTGGCCAGCGCCTGGCTGGAGAAGCGGGCCAATTGTCCGATGCGGGCCTATCCGGTGAACCGGCTGGACCGGGGCACCTCCGGCGTGGTGCTTCTGGCCACCAGCTCCGGCAATGCCGGCATGCTGGGACGGCAGGTAAAGGAAGAAGGGCTGGAGAAACGTTACCTTGCGCTGGCGGAAGGGGCGATGACAGGGGCGGGGGAGATCGATCTGGCCCTGGACGGCAAGGAGTCGGTGAGCCGCTACACGGTGCTGGCCTCGGGGGGCTGTTCCCTGCTGCTGGTGGAACCGGTGACCGGCCGCACCCACCAGATCCGCCGTCACCTGTCGGCCGTGGGACACCCGGTGGCGGGAGACAAGCGCTACGGCGCTGCCCCCCTGGAGAACCTGCCCGGCATTGCCCTGCACTCTTTCCGCACTGCGCTGTACCATCCGGGGCCCGAGACGCTGCTTACCATCTGCGCCCCGCTGCCGGCCCCGCTGCGGGAGCTGATCATGGCCACCTGCGGCCTGGATGAGCCGCGGCTGCTGGAGCTGCTGATGCAGTGTGCAGAAGGGTAA
- a CDS encoding response regulator, translating into MPEPKNTILVVDDTPANLQLLESILQEQGYAVRAAISGRLALKAAQAQAPDLILLDINMPDMSGFDVCRILKTDPNLAGIPVIFISAAVDTADKLRAFEEGGVDYITKPFQHQEVLARVVAHLELKRYRDYLEEMVQERTRDVQLTQDAVIYGLGILAEYRDPETGLHLKRTQRYVKILATHLQHHPRFQGCFDDTTIRLLYLSAPLHDIGKVGVPDTILLKPGPLTADEFDQMKRHTTYGREVIDRIAAGMNNDSAASFLSLAGDCAASHHEYWNGKGYSGLAGDAIPVAGRLMALADVYDALTSRRAYKPAFTHERAFTILTSGDGRTVPEQFDPAVLQAFVELRDTFKLIAFTLRDEDTPPATGF; encoded by the coding sequence ATGCCTGAGCCGAAGAACACGATTCTCGTTGTGGACGACACCCCGGCGAACCTTCAGCTGCTGGAGTCGATCCTCCAGGAACAGGGCTACGCGGTGCGCGCCGCCATCAGCGGCCGGCTGGCCCTCAAGGCGGCCCAGGCCCAGGCGCCGGACCTGATCCTGCTGGACATCAACATGCCGGACATGAGCGGCTTCGACGTCTGCCGCATACTCAAGACCGACCCCAACCTGGCCGGAATTCCGGTCATCTTCATATCCGCCGCCGTGGACACGGCGGACAAGCTGCGGGCCTTCGAGGAAGGGGGCGTGGATTACATCACCAAGCCGTTCCAGCACCAGGAAGTGCTGGCGCGGGTGGTGGCCCACCTGGAACTGAAACGGTATCGGGACTACCTGGAAGAGATGGTCCAGGAGCGGACCCGGGACGTGCAACTCACCCAGGATGCCGTCATCTATGGCCTTGGTATCCTGGCCGAATACCGGGACCCGGAAACCGGGCTGCACCTCAAGCGTACCCAGCGCTACGTGAAGATCCTGGCAACGCACCTGCAGCATCACCCCCGTTTCCAGGGCTGCTTCGACGACACCACCATCCGGCTTCTCTATCTATCCGCGCCGCTCCACGACATCGGCAAGGTCGGGGTGCCGGACACCATCCTGCTGAAGCCCGGACCATTGACCGCGGACGAATTCGACCAGATGAAACGCCACACCACCTATGGCCGGGAGGTGATCGACCGGATCGCCGCAGGCATGAACAACGACTCGGCGGCATCGTTTCTCAGCCTGGCCGGGGACTGCGCCGCCAGCCACCATGAATACTGGAACGGCAAGGGGTATAGCGGGCTGGCCGGTGACGCCATCCCGGTTGCCGGGCGCCTCATGGCGCTGGCAGACGTGTACGACGCCCTCACCAGCCGGCGGGCCTACAAGCCGGCCTTTACCCATGAACGGGCCTTCACCATCCTTACCTCGGGGGATGGCCGCACCGTGCCCGAGCAGTTCGACCCGGCGGTGCTGCAGGCGTTTGTGGAGTTGCGGGATACCTTCAAGCTGATAGCCTTCACCCTCCGGGATGAGGACACGCCACCTGCGACGGGGTTTTGA
- the hisI gene encoding phosphoribosyl-AMP cyclohydrolase encodes MIHIDFDKMGGLIPAIIQDYKNGEVLMVAFMDRKTLDLTLETGKTWFFSRTRNKYWMKGEESGNTQEVMEVLTDCDADAVVIKVRQNGPAACHTGNRSCFYVKWENGQWIEHSNPLFNPEEVYKK; translated from the coding sequence ATGATCCATATTGATTTCGACAAGATGGGCGGCCTGATTCCGGCCATCATCCAGGACTACAAGAACGGCGAAGTGCTCATGGTGGCCTTCATGGACCGCAAGACCCTGGACCTGACCCTTGAGACCGGCAAGACCTGGTTTTTCAGCCGCACCCGCAACAAATACTGGATGAAGGGGGAGGAGTCCGGCAACACCCAGGAGGTGATGGAAGTGCTCACCGACTGCGACGCCGACGCCGTGGTGATCAAGGTCAGGCAGAACGGCCCCGCCGCCTGCCACACCGGCAACCGCAGCTGTTTCTACGTCAAGTGGGAGAACGGCCAGTGGATCGAGCACTCCAACCCCCTGTTCAATCCCGAGGAGGTGTACAAGAAATGA
- a CDS encoding DMT family transporter: MPPSPSRGRIIFFLILTTVFWGGSFLFTKIGARDLPPAIFVLLRFSLASLLMLALCLPRLGRLDRTTILRGAIVGTALGVTNLTFVVGIKGTSISRAGVLNNLFVLFIPLIARILWKERIGPSHLAGILMASGGIALLAAGGGQGFNRGDLISTLCAFFIAVHIITVSKVLKDDDVWLISLVQFSVVALMAGSTVALQQPAAIKVSREALFAIAYCAVFSTVICFTLQNTYQRYVTPTQAGLIYTLDPVWSLLAGFGVLGERLAPREWLGCGLIFLAVVVPLAIRYLQERRLLQRYRPAG; the protein is encoded by the coding sequence ATGCCCCCCTCCCCCTCCCGGGGGCGCATTATCTTTTTTCTGATCCTGACCACCGTTTTCTGGGGCGGCAGCTTTCTCTTCACCAAGATCGGCGCCCGGGACCTGCCGCCGGCGATCTTCGTGCTGCTGCGTTTCAGCCTGGCCAGCCTGCTGATGCTGGCGCTCTGCCTGCCCCGCCTGGGACGGCTGGACCGGACCACCATCCTGCGCGGCGCCATCGTCGGTACGGCCCTGGGGGTCACCAACCTGACCTTCGTGGTGGGGATCAAGGGGACCAGCATTTCCCGGGCAGGAGTCCTGAACAACCTGTTCGTCCTGTTCATTCCCCTGATTGCCCGCATCCTCTGGAAAGAGCGGATCGGCCCCTCCCACCTGGCCGGCATCCTGATGGCCTCCGGCGGCATCGCCCTGCTGGCGGCGGGCGGCGGCCAGGGATTCAACCGGGGAGACCTGATCTCCACCCTCTGCGCCTTTTTCATTGCCGTGCACATCATCACCGTTTCCAAAGTACTGAAAGACGACGATGTCTGGCTGATCTCCCTGGTGCAGTTCTCGGTGGTGGCCCTCATGGCCGGTAGCACGGTGGCGCTGCAACAACCCGCCGCTATCAAGGTCAGCAGGGAGGCACTGTTCGCCATCGCCTACTGCGCCGTCTTTTCCACCGTGATCTGCTTCACCCTGCAGAACACCTATCAGCGCTACGTTACCCCGACCCAGGCCGGCCTGATCTACACCCTCGATCCGGTCTGGAGCCTTTTGGCAGGTTTTGGTGTACTGGGGGAGCGGCTGGCGCCCCGGGAGTGGCTCGGCTGCGGCCTGATCTTCCTGGCCGTGGTGGTGCCGCTGGCGATCCGCTACCTGCAGGAGCGACGCCTGCTGCAACGCTACCGCCCTGCGGGATGA
- a CDS encoding HD domain-containing phosphohydrolase: MAEEMGTVLIVDDTPANLQLLESILVGEGYAVRAAINGRMALTAVQARIPDLILLDITMPEMNGYELCSILKSDPRLAEIPVIFVTALNDVVDEERGFAAGGVDFVTKPVCPPVVLARVRTHIALHRAQQELQEWNSNLKVRVKGLSSLVTRNVQKLGAMDMNHRYHREEWLEILTRLLDMMDPELLGHASRVAALAAAVAGRLQCTRQETETIRIAGLLHDIGKVGLPAGVTSVPEEKLPDNLKRIYLTHAVRGQLLISHIDWLKEAGVLIRHHHEQMNGSGVPDRLIGAEIPLGARIIAIADYMDRLVSHATAGTTLFTVMKSVRNLAGRSFDPNLVACFEEVAPGVLARPATDKGQKEIAPVKGLQSGVVAAEDLYSGTRIRLLERGEAVTSATLSRISLALEIDPPECTTLVVTRPASGQTGEQG, from the coding sequence ATGGCCGAAGAAATGGGCACGGTTCTGATTGTGGACGACACCCCGGCCAATCTTCAGTTGCTGGAGTCGATCCTGGTGGGGGAGGGGTACGCGGTGCGGGCCGCCATCAACGGGCGGATGGCGCTCACGGCGGTGCAGGCCCGGATCCCCGACCTGATCCTGCTGGATATCACCATGCCGGAGATGAACGGTTACGAGCTTTGCAGCATCCTCAAGAGCGATCCCCGGCTCGCGGAAATCCCGGTGATCTTCGTCACCGCCCTGAACGATGTGGTGGACGAAGAACGGGGCTTTGCGGCGGGAGGGGTGGACTTCGTCACCAAACCGGTCTGCCCGCCGGTGGTTCTGGCCCGGGTCAGGACCCACATCGCCCTCCACCGGGCGCAACAGGAACTGCAGGAGTGGAACAGCAACCTCAAGGTGCGCGTCAAGGGGCTCTCGTCGCTGGTTACCCGCAACGTCCAGAAACTGGGGGCCATGGATATGAACCACCGCTACCACCGCGAAGAGTGGCTGGAGATTCTCACGCGGCTTCTCGACATGATGGACCCGGAGCTGCTGGGCCATGCCAGCCGGGTCGCGGCCCTGGCCGCCGCGGTCGCCGGAAGGCTGCAGTGCACCCGGCAGGAAACCGAGACCATCAGGATCGCGGGGCTGCTCCACGATATCGGCAAGGTGGGGCTGCCGGCAGGGGTGACCTCGGTACCGGAGGAAAAGCTGCCCGACAACCTGAAGCGGATCTACCTGACCCATGCGGTGCGGGGCCAGCTGCTGATCAGCCATATCGACTGGCTGAAGGAGGCAGGGGTCCTGATCCGGCACCACCACGAGCAGATGAACGGTTCGGGGGTTCCCGATCGCCTCATCGGTGCCGAAATCCCGCTGGGGGCCCGAATAATTGCCATTGCCGACTACATGGACCGGCTGGTGAGCCACGCCACGGCGGGCACGACGCTGTTCACGGTCATGAAAAGCGTGCGCAACCTGGCGGGACGGAGCTTCGACCCGAACCTGGTGGCCTGCTTCGAGGAGGTCGCGCCGGGGGTGCTTGCCCGTCCGGCCACCGACAAGGGGCAGAAGGAGATCGCTCCGGTCAAGGGGCTGCAAAGCGGTGTCGTTGCGGCGGAGGACCTCTACAGCGGCACCCGCATCCGGCTGCTGGAACGGGGAGAAGCGGTGACCTCCGCAACCCTGTCGAGGATTTCGCTGGCGCTGGAAATCGATCCCCCCGAATGCACTACCCTGGTGGTGACCAGGCCCGCTAGCGGCCAGACCGGGGAGCAGGGGTAA
- a CDS encoding DUF6485 family protein, translating into MPACDRNTGTCACTYSSCSRRGNCCQCVAFHRGRGEAPACFFTPAGEKSYDRSLRNLMRDRGIGA; encoded by the coding sequence ATGCCCGCCTGTGATCGCAACACCGGCACCTGTGCCTGTACCTACTCGTCCTGCTCCCGTCGCGGCAACTGCTGCCAGTGCGTGGCCTTTCACCGCGGCCGGGGCGAAGCACCCGCCTGTTTCTTCACCCCTGCCGGAGAGAAGAGCTACGACCGTTCCCTGCGCAACCTGATGCGGGACCGCGGCATTGGAGCGTAG
- a CDS encoding PocR ligand-binding domain-containing protein, producing the protein MINLTFSELVDLEQVRQLLESHNRLSGMAYGLFDANETNLIAVGWQDICTRFHRVHPGTAVCCQESDAYIKEHLCDCPETFLEYRCKNNMIDIAMPVIIDGRHLATFFAGQFFYIDSPPDRAFFLKQAETFGFDTEEYLQALDRVPLLSRERIRHNVEFLHTMVQVLAGSGLKNLRLAREMEERKRVEEEVRAINDELEQLVTERTAELRQAKEQAERANQSKSIFLANMSHEIRTPLNAVLGFSQIVLRDPNLSAESRRNLQTVNRSGEHLLTLINDVLDMAKIESGRMTLKQAPFDLPALLADIADMFSLRASAKNLQLVRHLEPEMPHHVEGDAGKLRQIVINLLGNAVKFTDAGGISLRARTTETDGHQWLEVEVEDSGPGVGPEDSQRVFDAFNQSEVGRQTQGGTGLGLTISREYARLMGGDLTVTSDPGHGACFRLVVPVATTDAAPAAASMGYRRRVVRLRPGHPPCRILVVDDRDTNREILVKMLAPLGCVLIEAVNGRAGVEAFQLHKPHLVLMDVVMPVMDGREATRRIRALPEGRKVPIIAVSASVFEDQLQDVLEAGASEFLRKPLREEELYAKVAACLSFEFEYAEEEAEPAASAASPPEDLGRELALLPRELREELLPSAARTLDKARLLELMAPHGDKAPGVAERLRFLADRYRFDLIEELLTSGGS; encoded by the coding sequence ATGATCAATCTGACATTCAGTGAACTTGTCGACCTGGAGCAGGTGCGTCAGCTGCTCGAATCCCACAACCGGCTGTCGGGCATGGCCTACGGCCTGTTCGACGCCAACGAGACCAATCTTATCGCCGTGGGATGGCAGGATATCTGCACCCGCTTCCATCGGGTACATCCCGGCACCGCTGTCTGCTGCCAGGAAAGCGATGCCTACATCAAAGAGCATCTGTGCGACTGCCCGGAAACCTTTCTGGAGTACCGCTGCAAAAACAACATGATCGACATCGCCATGCCGGTAATTATCGACGGCAGGCACCTGGCCACCTTCTTTGCCGGACAGTTCTTCTACATCGACTCTCCCCCGGACCGTGCCTTTTTCCTGAAACAAGCTGAAACCTTCGGGTTCGATACGGAAGAGTATCTTCAGGCCCTGGACCGGGTTCCGTTGCTCAGCCGCGAACGTATCCGGCATAACGTCGAATTTCTCCATACCATGGTTCAGGTTCTGGCCGGCTCCGGCCTGAAGAACCTTCGGCTCGCCCGGGAGATGGAGGAGCGAAAACGGGTCGAAGAAGAGGTCCGCGCCATCAACGATGAACTCGAACAACTGGTGACGGAGCGTACCGCGGAACTCCGGCAGGCCAAAGAACAGGCCGAGCGGGCGAACCAGTCCAAGAGCATTTTTCTGGCAAACATGAGTCACGAAATCCGCACCCCGCTGAACGCGGTCCTGGGATTCAGCCAGATTGTCCTACGGGACCCGAACCTGTCAGCGGAGAGCCGCCGCAACCTGCAGACCGTCAACCGTTCCGGCGAACACCTGCTGACCCTGATCAACGACGTGCTCGACATGGCCAAGATCGAATCAGGGCGCATGACCCTGAAACAGGCGCCCTTCGACCTGCCTGCCCTGCTGGCGGACATTGCCGACATGTTCAGCCTGCGGGCCTCCGCCAAGAATCTGCAGCTTGTCCGGCACCTGGAACCGGAGATGCCGCACCATGTGGAGGGGGATGCCGGAAAGCTGCGTCAAATCGTGATCAACCTGTTGGGAAACGCCGTCAAGTTCACCGACGCGGGGGGGATATCCCTGCGGGCCCGCACCACGGAAACGGACGGCCACCAGTGGCTTGAGGTGGAGGTGGAGGACAGCGGCCCCGGTGTCGGGCCGGAGGATAGCCAGCGGGTGTTCGATGCCTTCAATCAGTCCGAGGTGGGCAGACAGACCCAGGGGGGGACCGGACTGGGGCTCACCATCAGCCGCGAGTATGCCCGGCTCATGGGGGGCGACCTGACCGTGACCAGCGATCCGGGGCATGGGGCCTGCTTCCGCCTGGTCGTGCCGGTTGCGACAACCGACGCTGCTCCGGCCGCCGCGTCCATGGGGTATCGCCGCCGTGTCGTGCGGCTCAGGCCGGGGCATCCTCCCTGCCGGATTCTGGTGGTGGACGACCGGGACACCAATCGGGAAATTCTGGTGAAAATGCTCGCCCCCCTGGGGTGTGTCCTGATCGAGGCGGTCAACGGCCGGGCCGGTGTCGAGGCGTTCCAGCTCCACAAACCGCACCTGGTCCTCATGGATGTGGTCATGCCGGTCATGGACGGCCGGGAGGCCACCCGCCGCATCCGCGCCCTTCCGGAAGGGCGGAAGGTGCCGATTATCGCCGTGTCGGCCAGCGTGTTCGAAGACCAGCTCCAGGACGTGCTGGAAGCCGGGGCCAGTGAATTTCTGCGCAAGCCGTTGCGGGAGGAGGAACTGTACGCCAAGGTGGCTGCCTGCCTCTCCTTTGAATTCGAGTATGCGGAGGAGGAGGCGGAACCGGCGGCGTCAGCCGCTTCCCCTCCGGAGGACCTCGGTCGGGAGCTGGCGTTGCTGCCGCGCGAGCTGCGTGAAGAGCTGCTCCCCTCAGCCGCCAGAACACTCGACAAGGCCCGATTGCTGGAGCTGATGGCGCCCCACGGGGACAAGGCGCCGGGGGTTGCGGAGCGGCTGCGCTTCCTGGCCGACCGGTATCGGTTCGATCTGATCGAGGAGTTGCTGACCAGCGGCGGATCGTAA
- the hisG gene encoding ATP phosphoribosyltransferase → MSTVLRFGIPKGSLEEATVDLFRQAGWKVGISSRSYFPTVDDSEMKCHLIRPQEMGKYVERGTIDVGIAGRDWIRENDSDVVEVCEMVYSKVSRRPVRWVLVVAQDSPVQKPEDLHGATISTELVGFTRRYFAERNIPVNVEFSWGATEAKVVDGLCDAIVEVTETGSTIRANNLRIVCDLMESVPVMVANRASWEDPWKRAKIEQVATLMQSTLRAEGMVGLKLNAPADRVDAITGILPSQKAPTVAHLYKSDWVSIESILPEKEVRRIVPELLRLGAEGIIEYPLNKII, encoded by the coding sequence ATGAGTACGGTTCTGCGATTCGGCATCCCCAAGGGGAGCCTTGAAGAAGCAACGGTGGACCTGTTCAGGCAGGCCGGCTGGAAAGTGGGCATCTCTTCCCGCAGCTACTTTCCCACGGTGGACGACAGCGAAATGAAATGCCACCTGATCCGGCCCCAGGAAATGGGCAAATATGTGGAGCGGGGCACCATCGACGTCGGCATCGCCGGCCGGGACTGGATCAGGGAAAACGACTCCGACGTGGTGGAAGTCTGTGAAATGGTCTACTCCAAGGTCTCCCGCCGTCCGGTACGCTGGGTGCTGGTGGTGGCCCAGGATTCGCCCGTACAGAAGCCGGAAGACCTGCACGGCGCCACCATCTCCACCGAGCTGGTGGGCTTCACCAGGCGCTACTTCGCCGAGCGCAACATCCCGGTTAACGTGGAATTCTCCTGGGGCGCCACCGAAGCCAAGGTGGTGGACGGCCTCTGCGACGCCATCGTGGAGGTCACGGAAACCGGCTCCACCATCCGGGCCAACAACCTGCGGATCGTCTGCGACCTGATGGAATCGGTGCCGGTCATGGTGGCCAACCGCGCCTCCTGGGAAGACCCCTGGAAACGGGCCAAGATCGAGCAGGTGGCCACCCTGATGCAATCAACCCTGCGGGCCGAGGGGATGGTGGGGCTCAAGCTCAACGCCCCGGCCGACAGGGTGGACGCCATTACCGGCATCCTGCCCAGCCAGAAGGCCCCCACGGTGGCCCACCTCTACAAGTCCGACTGGGTCTCCATCGAAAGCATCCTGCCGGAAAAGGAAGTCCGCCGGATCGTGCCGGAACTGCTGCGGCTGGGCGCCGAGGGGATCATCGAGTACCCGCTGAACAAGATCATCTGA
- a CDS encoding PPC domain-containing DNA-binding protein, giving the protein MEYRVGTPGRVIIARFGDNEDLLAGLAAIARRENLKAACFSLVGGMKGGRYVVGPEGDEMPPRPVWRELRNNHEAFGFGTIFWCGDEPKVHFHGAYGRGDEVRAGCLREASRTFLVVEAVITELLGTDAVRSLDPASGFALLAFGSGGRTP; this is encoded by the coding sequence ATGGAGTACCGCGTAGGAACGCCGGGACGGGTCATCATTGCCCGCTTCGGCGATAATGAGGATCTGCTGGCCGGTCTGGCCGCCATCGCCCGCCGCGAAAACCTGAAAGCCGCCTGCTTTTCCCTGGTGGGCGGGATGAAGGGGGGACGCTACGTGGTGGGGCCGGAAGGGGACGAAATGCCTCCCCGGCCGGTCTGGCGGGAGCTGCGGAACAATCACGAGGCGTTCGGGTTCGGCACCATCTTCTGGTGCGGCGACGAGCCGAAGGTACATTTTCACGGCGCCTACGGCCGCGGCGACGAGGTGCGCGCCGGCTGTCTTCGGGAAGCGAGCAGGACCTTTCTGGTGGTGGAGGCGGTGATCACGGAACTGCTCGGCACCGATGCCGTGCGGAGCCTTGACCCGGCATCGGGCTTTGCCCTGCTTGCCTTCGGCAGCGGCGGCCGCACGCCGTGA